Proteins from a genomic interval of Trichoderma breve strain T069 chromosome 2, whole genome shotgun sequence:
- a CDS encoding pyruvate kinase, barrel domain-containing protein — protein MSQIPKPSRTVSIMATTAQEHLEIGGRINWLASLNTAFTPARNFRRTAIICTIGPKTNSVEALNKLRDAGLNVARMNFSHGSYEYHQSVIDNVRAAVDVHPGRPVAIALDTKGPEIRTGNTTGDVDIPITVGTVMNITTDEKYITACDTQNMYVDYKNITKVIQPGRVIYVDDGVLAFDVLSIKDDKTVEVRARNNGFISSRKGVNLPNTDVDLPALSEKDKADLRFGVKNGVDMVFASFIRRAQDIKDIRDVLGPEGKQIQIIAKIENRQGLNNFAEILEETDGVMVARGDLGIEIPAAEVFAAQKKMIAMCNIAGKPVICATQMLESMIKNPRPTRAEISDVGNAVTDGADCVMLSGETAKGNYPAESVREMHEASLKAENTIPYVSHFEELCTLVKRPVSPVESCAMAAVRASLDLGAGGIIVLSTSGDSARLLSKYRPICPIFMVTRNPTTSRFSHLYRGVYPFLYPEQKPDFETVNWQEDVDKRIKWAVTHAIELGTLTAGDTVVVVQGWKGGMGNTNTLRIVRADPDHLGIGQMA, from the exons ATGTCCCAGATCCCCAAGCCCTCTCGCACCGTCAGCATCATGGCGACCACGGCCCAGGAGCACCTGGAAATCGGTGGCCGCATTAATTGGCTGGCCTCCCTCAACACAGCCTTCACCCCTGCCCGCAACTTTCGCCGTACTGCCATCATCTGCACCATCGGCCCCAAGACCAACTCGGTCGAGGCCCTCAACAAGCTTCGTGATGCTGGCCTGAACGTGGCCCGTATGAACTTCTCCCACGGCAGCTACGAGTACCACCAGTCTGTCATTGACAATGTGCGCGCTGCCGTTGACGTCCACCCTGGACGACCTGTTGCCATTGCCCTCGACACCAAGGGCCCCGAGATCCGTACCGGCAACACCACTGGCGATGTGGACATTCCCATCACCGTCGGTACCGTCATGAACATCACCACCGATGAGAAATACATCACTGCTTGTGATACCCAGAACAT GTATGTCGACTACAAGAACATCACCAAGGTGATCCAACCTGGTCGTGTCATCTACGTCGACGACGGTGTCCTTGCCTTTGATGTCCTGAGCATCAAGGACGACAAGACCGTCGAGGTCCGCGCCCGAAACAATGGATTCATTTCCTCCCGAAAGGGTGTCAACTTGCCCAACACCGACGTCGACCTGCCCGCTCTCTCtgagaaggacaaggccgATCTTCGGTTTGGTGTCAAGAACGGTGTCGACATGGTCTTTGCCTCATTTATCCGCCGTGCTCAGGATATCAAGGATATCCGTGACGTCCTGGGACCTGAGGGCAAGCAGATCCAGATCATTGCTAAGATCGAGAACCGACAGGGCCTGAACAACTTTGCCGAGATTCTCGAGGAGACCGACGGTGTCATGGTTGCCCGTGGTGACCTGGGTATTGAGATCCCCGCCGCTGAGGTGTTCGCtgcccagaagaagatgattgcCATGTGCAACATTGCTGGCAAGCCCGTCATCTGTGCTACCCAGATGCTCGAGTCCATGATCAAGAACCCTCGTCCTACTCGTGCTGAGATTAGCGATGTTGGCAACGCCGTCACTGATGGCGCTGACTGCGTCATGCTTTCTGGTGAGACCGCCAAGGGTAACTACCCCGCCGAGTCCGTCCGTGAGATGCACGAGGCCAGTCTCAAGGCTGAGAACACCATCCCTTACGTCTCCCACTTTGAGGAGCTGTGCACCCTGGTGAAGCGCCCCGTCTCCCCCGTCGAGTCctgcgccatggctgccgtCCGTGCCTCCCTCGACCTGGGAGCTGGTGGTATCATTGTTCTCTCCACCTCCGGAGACTCAGCCCGCCTGCTGTCCAAGTACCGCCCTATCTGCCCCATCTTCATGGTGACCCGAAACCCCACCACTTCTCGATTCAGCCACCTGTACCGTGGTGTCTATCCTTTCCTGTACCCCGAGCAGAAGCCCGACTTCGAGACTGTCAACTGGCAGGAGGATGTCGACAAGCGCATCAAGTGGGCCGTCACCCACGCCATCGAGCTCGGCACCCTGACTGCCGGCGATACCGTCGTCGTTGTCCAGGGCTGGAAGGGCGGCAtgggcaacaccaacaccctGCGCATTGTCCGCGCTGACCCAGACCACCTGGGCATTGGACAGATGGCTTAG
- a CDS encoding early transcription elongation factor of RNA pol II, NGN section domain-containing protein, with the protein MASNDRGRFDDSEDEEDFNPAPADMSEDEDRNDGSSRARDSSPNRRQEADEDEDEEPAPARSRRTHDEDEEDEEDEEEEEEPRRRHDDDDEDEEEDDEDEDDVQQGHRRKRQRDRRNAFIDIEAEVDDEDEGEDEEKDGEEIEDFIIDNAHPDDLAESSRLDDDRRHRELDRRREMESSMDAEKQAEILRQRYGNRRPGKSFGDSAVVPKRLLLPSVDDPSIWAVRCKEGKEREVVMSIMKRVEERRGTKDELAITAAFERGGPDSVMKSFVYVETQRQTDILVALDGILNVYPHSKLTLVDIKDMPELLRVTKTPTLEPGAWVRLRRPPKHSGDLAQVIDVTENGLEARVRFIPRLDYGMRDEALSAVTADGKRKRPPGMGPRPPQRLFSEIEARKRHPRHIQGNPTTNTWTYMGEEFENGFQVKDVKIQQLVVTDVNPSLEEVTRFASGADDGTENLDLKALAASLKDSNTLVTYLPGDIIEVYAGEQRGVVGRATNVQGDIVTMFVTEGDLKGQSIEVPIKGLRKRFKIGDHVKVIGGSKFQDEVGTVVKISEDRVTLLTDQTNNEVTVFSKDLREASDIGGQGSLGQYELHDLVQLDPTTVGCIVKVDRESLVVLDQFGDTRQVMPSQIPNKLPKRKQAVAADREGSEIRLDDVVKEFSGQQRQGKIIHIHRSYVFLHTHATNENAGVFVTKASMVNTIAAKGGRVNAAASGPDLTTMNPALKIHKNGTENKPLAKQFGRDRAINQTVIIKKGAYKGLLGIVKDTTDTHARVELHTKNKTITVPRDCLNFKDKNTGMNIDINGRGRPAPGGAGRGSGDRVPGWQGGSRTPMGSGGADRVPAWGSRSGRTPAWKGQDYSGSRTPAWADGSRTVNPYDGSRTAYGSGSRTPAWQAGARTPAPGDAFGAGSRTPAYAGGGGGESWSSGSKTPAWGVSAPTPGASESWGYTPGAATSSAYDAPTPGGAMSAPTPGALSAPTPGAYNAPTPGVAPTPAGGWQGGWGGTDSAPTPAAGAPTPSASGYGGYSAPTPSAYGAPETPAASGPRYTDDD; encoded by the exons ATGGCGTCCAACGACAGGGGCCGATTCGATGATtccgaggatgaggaagacttTAACCCTGCGCCTGCCGACATGTCTGAAGACGAGGATCGCAATGACGGCTCAAGCCGGGCGCGAGACAGCAGCCCCAATCGCCGCCaggaagctgatgaagatgaagatgaagagcccGCCCCAGCTAGATCGCGAAGAACtcatgatgaggatgaggaagacgaagaggacgaggaggaggaagaggaacctcgccgtcgccacgatgacgatgacgaggacgaagaagaagatgacgaagatgaggacgatgtCCAACAG GGCCATCGCAGAAAGCGCCAGCGCGACAGGCGAAACGCCTTCATCGATATCGAAGCCGAAgtcgatgacgaagacgagggtgaagacgaggaaaAGGATGGTGAAGAGATAGAGGATttcatcatcgacaacgcTCACCCTGATGACCTGGCTGAGAGCTCGCGACTTGACGATGATAGAAGACACCGTGAGCTTGACCGCCGTCGCGAGATGGAGTCGAGCATGGATGCCGAGAAACAGGCCGAGATCCTGCGCCAGCGATACGGTAACCGACGGCCTGGCAAGAGCTTTGGCGACTCAGCCGTCGTGCCCAaacgccttcttctccccagTGTGGATGATCCTAGCATCTGGGCTGTGCGATGTAAAGAAGGAAAGGAGCGCGAAGTCGTCATGTCCATCATGAAGCGAGTCGAGGAGCGAAGAGGCACAAAGGACGAGCTGGCCATTACTGCCGCTTTTGAGCGTGGTGGCCCAGACTCCGTCATGAAGAGCTTCGTCTACGTTGAGACCCAAAGACAGACCGACATTCTTGTGgctcttgatggcatcctcAACGTCTATCCTCACTCCAAGTTGACCTTGGTAGATATCAAGGACATGCCCGAGCTTCTGCGCGTCACCAAGACACCTACACTGGAGCCCGGCGCATGGGTGCGACTTCGAAGGCCGCCTAAGCACAGCGGAGACTTGGCTCAAGTCATTGATGTGACCGAGAATGGCCTGGAAGCCAGAGTCCGATTTATCCCCAGACTCGACTACGGCATGCGAGATGAAGCTCTGTCTGCAGTGACTGCGGATGGAAAGCGTAAGAGGCCCCCGGGAATGGGCCCGCGACCGCCCCAGAGACTTTTCAGCGAGATTGAGGCGCGGAAGCGTCACCCCCGTCACATTCAGGGCAACCCGACTACCAACACTTGGACGTATATGGGCGAAGAGTTTGAAAACGGGTTCCAGGTCAAAGACGTCAAGATCCAGCAGCTTGTTGTGACAGACGTCAACCCTTCTCTAGAAGAAGTGACACGATTTGCTAGTGgcgctgatgatggcacgGAAAATCTTGACTTGAAGGCTTTGGCCGCTAGTTTGAAGGATAGCAACACGCTCGTCACGTACCTGCCTGGCGATATCATCGAGGTGTACGCTGGAGAGCAGAGAGGTGTTGTTGGCAGAGCTACCAATGTGCAGGGTGATATTGTGACCATGTTTGTCACAGAGGGTGACCTGAAGGGCCAGAGCATCGAGGTGCCTATCAAGGGGCTCCGCAAGCGCTTCAAGATTGGTGACCATGTCAAGGTGATTGGTGGCAGCAAGTTCCAGGATGAAGTCGGTACAGTGGTCAAGATTTCCGAGGATCGCGTCACGCTCTTGACAGACCAGACGAACAATGAAGTGACGGTATTCAGCAAGGATTTGCGAGAGGCCAGCGACATTGGTGGACAAGGATCACTCGGCCAGTATGAACTTCATGACCTTGTGCAGTTGGATCCTACTACAGTCGGCTGCATTGTCAAGGTGGATCGAGAGTCATTGGTTGTGTTGGATCAGTTTGGAGACACTCGTCAAGTCATGCCATCTCAGATTCCAAACAAACTTCCCAAGAGAAAGCAAGCAGTTGCAGCCGATCGAGAGGGCTCAGAAATTCGCCTAGACGACGTGGTGAAGGAGTTTTCTGGACAGCAACGCCAGGGCAAGatcatccacatccaccGTTCCTACGTCTTCCTGCACACTCATGCCACCAATGAGAATGCAGGTGTCTTTGTCACCAAGGCGAGCATGGTTAATACGATCGCTGCTAAGGGAGGCCGTGTTAACGCAGCAGCGTCTGGGCCTGACCTGACCACTATGAACCCAGCCTTGAAGATTCACAAGAACGGCACCGAGAACAAGCCTCTCGCGAAACAGTTTGGCCGAGATCGTGCCATCAACCAaaccgtcatcatcaagaagggAGCCTACAAAGGTCTCCTTGGTATCGTCAAGGACACGACAGACACACACGCTCGTGTTGAGCTCCACACCAAAAACAAGACCATCACTGTACCCCGAGACTGCCTCAActtcaaggacaagaacaCCGGCATGAACATTGACATCAACGGCAGAGGACGGCCCGCACCGGGTGGAGCAGGACGCGGCTCAGGGGATAGAGTCCCGGGCTGGCAAGGAGGATCTCGCACACCCATGGGCTCCGGCGGCGCAGATCGTGTCCCCGCTTGGGGATCACGAA GCGGCCGTACGCCAGCATGGAAAGGCCAAGACTATTCTGGATCCCGAACGCCAGCTTGGGCAGATGGATCGAGGACTGTCAATCCATACGATGGAAGCCGAACTGCTTATGGGTCCGGCTCACGCACACCGGCATGGCAAGCTGGTGCCAGAACACCCGCACCGGGCGACGCATTCGGTGCTGGCTCGCGCACTCCAGCTTAcgccggtggtggtggaggcgaGAGCTGGTCTTCTGGTTCGAAAACACCAGCATGGGGAGTCTCGGCGCCGACCCCTGGTGCCAGCGAGTCTTGGGGTTACACACCTGGGGCCGCCACTTCTTCTGCCTACGACGCTCCAACTCCTGGAGGCGCCATGTCAGCTCCTACTCCTGGTGCACTGAGCGCGCCCACACCCGGCGCTTACAACGCTCCCACCCCGGGAGTTGCACCAACGCCTGCTGGCGGCTGGCAAGGCGGATGGGGAGGAACAGACTCAGCGCCGACACCAGCAGCCGGAGCGCCGACACCGTCTGCGTCCGGATACGGTGGTTACTCAGCACCAACGCCTTCAGCCTACGGAGCGCCCGAGACACCAGCGGCCAGCGGTCCGAGGTATACAGATGATGATTGA
- a CDS encoding AMP-binding enzyme domain-containing protein — MPFKSLYEHLDIPQTNLLTYLFGNGSTLSHEPIWHNAKDPSKNLSPHQLVQWIRRLGLGLQRMGLKRGDVVMMCSPNHIFVPVAYLGLTGSGYIFSGANPVFTVQELSYQLGNTEAKAVLAHPSVLAKVLEAASKVGIPKSRIFQFSDEETPVQDGIPDWRSMLASHQDAFKWQWPEFTPAEARNTVATINFSSGTTGLPKGVCVPHSSLIANVEQVNHLRHVHRHPEWDLMPRNRWVGLLPLYHAYGQLYACLLAGKTLTPIYIMSKFHYEDFLATIQRYKITQLQIAPPIVVMLAKRPETVRYDLSSVRHITCGAAPLSRELQETCEKKFNIRITQGYGMTELTCTGISFAEGLEGDSGGSVGRLLPNCEFKLLDDDGKEVGVGTPGELFIRGPNVCLGYWRNEAATRESLDKDGWFRTGDIAVCDSKGMFAIVDRKKELIKVNGLQVAPAELEAVLLENEHVADAAVVEIKFDEEEWPRAYVVIQPSSKGKVTPKDIQDWTATRVAKHKRLVGGVTFIDEVPKLASGKIIRKLMKQWSKRDAEEMLKNGTAPVRSKL; from the exons ATGCCGTTCAAATCTTTATACGAACATCTCGACATCCCCCAAACCAATCTCTTGACCTATCTCTTCGGCAATGGATCCACACTCTCCCACGAGCCCATCTGGCACAACGCCAAGGATCCCAGCAAGAATCTCTCGCCGCATCAGCTGGTGCAATGGATCCGGCGTCTAGGCCTTGGTTTGCAGCGGATGGGCCTGAAGAGGGGAGACGTGGTCATGATGTGCTCGCCAAACCACATCTTTGTGCCCGTTGCGTATCTGGGGCTGACGGGCTCGGGCTACATCTTTAGCGGTGCCAATCCAGTCTTTACGGTTCAGG AGCTGAGCTACCAGCTCGGAAACACAGAGGCGAAGGCCGTCCTCGCTCACCCCAGCGTCCTCGCCAAAGTCCTTGAAGCCGCATCAAAGGTCGGCATCCCCAAGAGCCGCATCTTCCAGTTCTCCGACGAGGAAACCCCCGTCCAAGACGGCATCCCCGACTGGCGATCCATGCTCGCCTCTCACCAGGACGCCTTCAAATGGCAATGGCCCGAGTTCACCCCAGCCGAGGCTCGAAACACCGTCGCCACCATCAACTTCAGCTCCGGCACGACAGGCCTTCCCAAGGGCGTCTGCGTGCCTCACTCCAGCCTCATTGCCAATGTCGAGCAGGTCAACCACCTCCGCCACGTCCACAGACACCCCGAATGGGATCTCATGCCGCGCAACCGCTGGGTCggcctgctgccgctgtaCCACGCCTATGGCCAGCTCTACGCCTGTCTGCTCGCCGGCAAGACGCTGACGCCCATCTACATCATGTCCAAGTTCCACTATGAGGACTTCCTAGCCACCATCCAGCGCTACAAAATTACCCAGCTGCAGATTGCGCCGCCCATCGTCGTCATGCTCGCCAAGCGCCCCGAGACCGTGCGTTACGACCTCTCCAGCGTGCGGCACATCACATGCGGCGCCGCGCCTCTGTCCAGAGAGCTGCAGGAGACGTGCGAGAAAAAGTTCAACATTCGCATCACGCAGGGCTATGGCATGACGGAGCTGACTTGCACCGGCATCAGCTTCGCCGAGGGTCTAGAGGGTGACAGCGGCGGGTCGGTGGGCAGATTGCTTCCCAACTGCGAGTTCAAGCTgctcgatgatgatggcaaggagGTTGGCGTGGGAACTCCTGGTGAGCTCTTCATCAGAGGGCCCAACGTGTGTTTGGGATATTGGAGGAACGAGGCGGCGACCCGAGAGAGTCTAGACAAGGACGGTTGGTTTAGAACTGGTGATATTGCCGTTTGTGATAGCAAAGGCATGTTTGCCATTGTGGATCGAAAAAAG GAGCTCATCAAGGTCAACGGCCTACAGGTCGCCCCGGCTGAACTTGAGGCTGTGCTTCTAGAAAACGAGCACGTCGCCGACGCAGCAGTTGTCGAAATCAAATT cgacgaagaggagTGGCCACGCGCATACGTCGTCATCCAGCCCTCCTCAAAGGGCAAAGTCACGCCCAAGGACATCCAGGACTGGACCGCCACGCGCGTCGCAAAGCACAAGCGGCTGGTCGGCGGCGTCACCTTCATCGACGAGGTGCCCAAGCTGGCCAGCGGCAAGATCATCCGCAAGCTGATGAAGCAGTGGTCCAAGAGGGATGCCGAggagatgctgaagaatggGACGGCGCCTGTGAGGTCGAAGCTGTag
- a CDS encoding enoyl-(Acyl carrier protein) reductase domain-containing protein encodes MASLLEGSAFVTGAASGIGEHTAYAFAKYGITKLAITDVNVQGLDAVAANIRNQWPGVEVMALELDVSKSEQVKSVLAQIVARFGRLDVAVNNAGITGKEGKVHELDEANWSKVLSINLSGVHFCQTEELRIMKDQEDLGPRRGRGAIINVSSLYGLIKPLYPIYYTAYAAAKHGVIGITRADAVAYSGSNIRINAICPGYIETPMMGGDAWSKIENHPLHAHVKETPLRRLGQPEEIADGIVFLASSLSSFVNGFGLAVDGGYSCV; translated from the exons ATGGCATCGCTACTGGAAGGCTCAGCTTTTGTGACGGGTGCTGCCTCTG GCATTGGAGAACACACAGCCTACGCCTTTGCCAAATacggcatcaccaaactAGCCATCACAGACGTCAACGTCCAAGGCCTCGACGCCGTAGCAGCCAATATCCGCAACCAATGGCCCGGCGTCGAGGTCATGGCCCTGGAACTCGACGTCAGCAAGTCCGAGCAAGTCAAGAGCGTGCTGGCGCAAATCGTAGCGCGGTTCGGCCGGCTGGATGTTGCCGTCAACAACGCCGGTATCACGGGCAAGGAGGGAAAAGTGCACGAGCTGGATGAGGCGAACTGGAGTAAAGTCCTCAGCATCAACCTGAGCGGCGTTCATTTCTGCCAGACAGAAGAGCTCCGTATCATGAAAGACCAAGA AGATCTCGGCCCACGACGAGGACGGggcgccatcatcaacgtaTCATCGCTGTACGGCCTCATCAAGCCTCTTTATCCCATCTACTACACTGCCTacgccgccgccaagcacG GTGTCATTGGTATCACCAGAGCCGACGCCGTTGCGTACTCGGGCTCCAACATCCgcatcaacgccatctgcCCCGGCTACATCGAGACGCCCATGATGGGTGGCGATGCCTGGAGTAAGATTGAGAACCACCCGCTACATGCGCATGTTAAGGAGACGCCCCTGCGCAGGTTAGGTCAGCCCGAAGAGATTGCCGACGGCATTGTGTTTCTGGCGTCGTCACTGAGCAGCTTTGTTAATGGCTTTGGGTTAGCGGTTGACGGTGGATATAGCTGCGTGTGA
- a CDS encoding oxidoreductase molybdopterin binding domain-containing protein, whose translation MASRTPTCFARQLHQAARPRNLLSRQASPKIQSRAFTRPTAARHSPEAIKAKTPSPHQISPRAAALLASISLLSFGYALYRTPPAAFDAAAALHSEDEGYSQTVLRDDRDPNLPRFRVSEIRKHDAKSAHPWVTHGDKVYDITEWISAHPGGQVILRAAGGSIEPYWNIFTIHKNQYVYDILNQYLIGYIHQSDLVDGKPAQETIEDPFADDPMRHPDLITRTLKPRNAETPEQALSAQFITPNELFYVRNHMWVPKLTADEAEAHVLTVELPDGTTKEYTLRDLKTKFAEKKITAVLQCSGNRRSHMSRGSDRATNGLQWEAGAISNATWEGVLLADILADAGFDAATVRDGTSEAQHVQFSGMEAYGSSIPIKKAVDPQGDVLLAYGMNGKPLPRDHGYPLRSIVPGHVAARSVKWLSHVTLSDEESPSQWQRKDYKCFGPNQTKVDWEKAPAIQEMPVQSAITGVKLGEWTAQNQSAPSSSDGPAKEVALNGYAYSGGGRSVIRVDVSLDDGKTWSQANLLPDQEPKYDGKSWSWKRWTFNGAVPLEAFKTPEDGNAGHETDEDKNTIRRATDEVYNTQPESHAATWNFRGNLATAWHRVQVCTDCSPNAIVLKNKKNSDEKKSSSHEKS comes from the exons atggcctctAGAACGCCGACATGCTTTGCGCGGCAGCTGCATCAAGCCGCCCGGCCCCGGAATCTTCTCTCACGACAAGCTTCGCCCAAGATTCAGAGTCGTGCTTTTACAAGGCCAACAGCTGCCAGACACAGCCCCGAAGcaatcaaggccaagacgcCTTCTCCCCACCAAATTTCCCCGCGAGCTGCCGCTTTGCTGGCTAGCATAAGCCTGTTGTCATTTGGCTATGCCCTTTATCGGACACCGCCAGCTGCTTTTGATGCCGCTGCGGCTCTGCactctgaagatgaaggatacAGCCAAACGGTCCTTCGCGATGACCGCGATCCGAATCTGCCCCGGTTTCGCGTGTCCGAGATCCGCAAGCACGACGCCAAGTCAGCGCATCCCTGGGTCACCCACGGCGACAAGGTCTACGACATCACCGAGTGGATTTCGGCTCACCCCGGTGGCCAGGTCATTCTACGAGCCGCCGGTGGCTCAATCGAGCCCTACTGGAacatcttcaccatccacAAGAACCAATACGTCTACGACATCCTCAATCAGTACCTCATTGGCTACATTCACCAGTCTGATTTGGTTGACGGCAAGCCCGCCCAGGAGACAATCGAAGACCCCTTTGCCGACGACCCGATGAGACACCCTGATCTCATTACACGGACGCTCAAGCCTCGCAACGCCGAAACCCCTGAACAGGCTCTCAGCGCCCAATTCATTACTCCCAATGAGCTGTTCTACGTTCGCAATCACATGTGGGTGCCCAAGCTCACCGCGGATGAGGCCGAGGCGCACGTCCTGACCGTAGAGTTGCCCGACGGCACTACCAAAGAGTACACCTTGCGCGATCTCAAGACCAAGTTTGCCGAGAAGAAAATCACGGCTGTGCTGCAGTGCTCTGGAAACCGTCGAAGCCACATGAGCCGAGGGTCTGACCGCGCAACCAACGGATTGCAGTGGGAGGCTGGTGCAATTTCCAATGCCACGTGGGAGGGTGTTTTGCTAGCTGACATCCTCGCTGATGCCGGCTTTGACGCTGCCACTGTGAGAGACGGCACCAGCGAGGCGCAGCATGTGCAGTTTTCCGGCATGGAGGCATACGGCTCGTCCATTCCCATCAAAAAGGCCGTGGATCCTCAGGGCGACGTCTTATTGGCATATGGTATGAATGGCAAACCTTTACCGCGGGATCACGGCTACCCATTACGATCAATCGTGCCCGGACACGTCGCCGCCCGGTCAGTCAAGTGGCTCAGTCATGTCACTCTCAGCGATGAAGAGAGCCCtagccaatggcagcgcaAGGACTACAAGTGTTTCGGCCCCAATCAGACAAAGGTCGACTGGGAAAAAGCTCCCGCTATCCAGGAGATGCCCGTCCAGAGTGCCATCACCGGTGTCAAGCTGGGCGAGTGGACGGCGCAGAACCAATCGGCGCCAAGCAGCTCAGATGGACCTGCGAAAGAAGTTGCCCTCAACGGGTATGCCTATTCTGGGGGCGGACGATCAGTCATCCGCGTCGATGTCTCGCTTGACGATGGAAAGACCTGGTCGCAAGCCAATCTGTTGCCAGACCAAGAGCCAAAATATGACGGCAAGTCTTGGAGCTGGAAGCGATGGACGTTTAACGGCGCGGTGCCCTTGGAAGCATTTAAAACTCCTGAAGACGGGAATGCCGGCCACGAAACCGATGAGGACAAGAACACCATTAGAAGAG CAACAGACGAGGTTTACAACACGCAGCCCGAGAGTCATGCTGCGACGTGGAATTTCCGGGGGAACCTCGCCACTGCCTGGCATCGCGTGCAAGTCTGCACCGACTGCTCTCCCAACGCCATTGTtttgaagaacaagaagaattctgatgagaagaaatcaTCATCGCATGAGAAGTCATGA